In Triticum aestivum cultivar Chinese Spring chromosome 5B, IWGSC CS RefSeq v2.1, whole genome shotgun sequence, the following proteins share a genomic window:
- the LOC123110730 gene encoding uncharacterized protein: MPSLQKALPPELADNALRLYRECLRRAKFIGSQQHNTGLLVSMVRQQFKKNMHETDPEKIQKMKDDAARGLINHIIYESEKMTGRKFSG, translated from the exons ATGCCTTCACTTCAGAAAGCTTTACCTCCAGAACTTGCCGATAACGCGCTTAGA TTATACCGCGAATGCTTAAGGAGGGCTAAGTTCATCGGTAGTCAG CAACATAATACAGGGCTTCTTGTTTCCATGGTGAGGCAACAGTTCAAGAAAAACATGCATGAAACTGATCCAGAGAAGATACAGAAAATGAAGGATGA TGCGGCACGGGGCCTTATCAATCACATAATATATGAATCCGAGAAGATGACGGGACGTAAATTCTCAGGTTAA
- the LOC123110731 gene encoding probable boron transporter 2 has protein sequence MEESFVPLRGIKNDVRGRLACYKQDWTGGFSAGIRILAPTTYIFFASAIPVISFGEQLERSTDGVLTAVQTLASTALCGIIHSIVGGQPLLILGVAEPTVIMYTFMFSFAKDRADLGPNLFLAWAGWVCVWTALLLFLLAVLGACSIINRFTRIAGELFGLLIAMLFMQQAIKGLVDEFGVPERENIKALQFVPSWRFANGMFAIVLSFGLLLTALRSRKARSWRYGAGWLRGFIADYGVPLMVLVWTGVSYIPHDSVPKGIPRRLFSPNPWSPGAYDNWTVIKDMLQVPVMYIIGAFMPATMIAVLYYFDHSVASQLAQQAEFNLRKPPSFHYDLLLLGFLTLMCGLIGIPPSNGVIPQSPMHTKSLATLKHQILRNRLVATARQSMRQNASLSQLYNNMQDAYHQIQTPLIHQQQSVKGLNELKDSTVQLASSMGNFDAPVDETIFDIEKEIDDLLPMEVKEQRLSNFLQAVMVGGCVAAMPLLKKIPTAVLWGYFAFMAIESLPGNQFWERILLLFTAPSRRYKVLEEYHTTFVETVPFKTIAMFTLFQTTYLLVCFGITWIPIAGVLFPLMIMLLVPVRQYILPKLFKGAHLNDLDAAEYEESPAIPFNLAAQDIDVALGRTQSAEILDDMVTRSRGEIKRLNSPKITSSGGTPVTELKGIRSPCISEKAYSPRVAELRHERSPLGGRDSPRTGEARPSKLGEGSTPK, from the exons ATGGAGGAGAGCTTCGTGCCCCTCCGAGGCATCAAGAACGACGTCCGCGGGCGCCTCGCCTGCTACAAGCAGGACTGGACCGGAGGCTTCAGTGCCGGTATCAG GATCCTGGCGCCGACCACCTACATCTTCTTCGCCTCCGCGATACCCGTGATATCGTTCGGGGAGCAATTGGAGAGGAGCACCG ATGGGGTCCTCACAGCAGTGCAGACATTGGCATCCACCGCCCTGTGTGGCATAATCCACTCCATTGTGGGAGGGCAGCCCCTGCTGATCCTGGGCGTGGCCGAGCCCACGGTCATCATGTACACATTCATGTTCAGCTTTGCCAAGGACAGGGCCGACCTCGGTCCCAACCTCTTCCTCGCCTGGGCCGGTTG ggtCTGCGTGTGGACTGCCCTCTTGCTGTTCTTGCTGGCGGTACTGGGCGCGTGCTCCATCATAAACCGGTTCACCCGCATAGCCGGCGAGCTGTTCGGGCTGCTCATCGCCATGCTCTTCATGCAGCAGGCTATCAAG GGACTTGTTGACGAGTTCGGCGTTCCTGAGAGGGAGAACATAAAAGCACTACAGTTTGTTCCATCATGGAGGTTTGCCAACGGAATGTTTGCTATCGTGTTGTCATTTGGCCTTCTTCTCACCGCGCTGCGGAGCAGGAAAGCGCGATCCTGGCGCTATGGGGCAG GTTGGCTGCGTGGCTTCATCGCCGACTACGGCGTTCCACTGATGGTGCTGGTGTGGACAGGAGTTTCTTACATACCACATGACAGTGTGCCGAAAGGGATCCCGCGGCGCCTTTTCAGCCCTAATCCATGGTCCCCTGGTGCATATGACAACTGGACAGTCATCAAG GATATGCTCCAAGTGCCAGTCATGTACATCATTGGTGCCTTCATGCCTGCAACAATGATTGCTGTCCTGTATTACTTCGACCACAGCGTGGCATCCCAGCTCGCTCAGCAGGCGGAATTTAATTTGAGGAAGCCTCCATCTTTCCACTATGATTTGCTTCTCCTAGGCTTCCTG ACACTGATGTGTGGCCTAATTGGTATCCCTCCATCCAATGGCGTCATTCCACAGTCGCCGATGCATACAAAGAGCTTGGCTACTCTAAAGCATCAG ATACTCCGTAATCGACTAGTGGCCACGGCACGGCAAAGCATGCGCCAGAACGCGAGCTTGAGCCAACTGTACAACAACATGCAGGATGCTTATCATCAGATTCAGACACCGCTGATCCACCAACAACAGTCCGTCAAA GGCTTAAACGAGCTCAAGGACTCCACTGTCCAGTTAGCATCAAGCATGGGTAACTTCGATGCACCGGTTGATGAGACAATCTTTGACATAGAAAAGGAGATTGATGATCTGCTGCCTATGGAGGTCAAGGAGCAAAGGTTGAGCAACTTTCTACAGGCTGTGATGGTTGGGGGCTGCGTGGCCGCCATGCCGTTACTGAAGAAGATCCCTACAGCAGTGCTGTGGGGGTATTTTGCGTTCATGGCGATTGAGAGCTTGCCTGGTAACCAGTTCTGGGAACGAATTTTGCTGCTCTTCACTGCTCCCAGCAGAAGATACAA GGTGCTGGAGGAGTACCATACAACATTTGTCGAGACCGTGCCATTCAAGACGATAGCCATGTTCACACTCTTCCAGACCACATATCTGCTTGTTTGCTTTGGGATCACATGGATCCCAATAGCTGGGGTTCTCTTCCCCCTCATGATCATGCTCCTGGTTCCAGTCAGGCAGTATATCCTCCCAAAGCTCTTCAAAGGTGCACATCTCAATGACCTGGACGCAGCGGAGTATGAGGAGTCACCGGCTATACCATTCAACCTTGCTGCG caagatattgaTGTGGCACTGGGACGCACCCAAAGCGCAGAGATCCTTGACGACATGGTCACCAGAAGCCGCGGTGAGATCAAACGCCTGAATAGTCCGAAGATCACCAGCTCAGGTGGCACTCCTGTCACGGAACTGAAAGGCATCCGCAGTCCTTGTATCTCTGAGAAGGCCTACAGCCCTCGCGTCGCCGAGCTGAGGCATGAACGCAGCCCTCTAGGGGGACGAGACAGTCCACGGACGGGTGAGGCCCGACCATCCAAGCTGGGTGAAGGCTCAACACCAAAATGA